TATCCTCTGTGAAACTGTAGAGTTTTGGAAGGCGCCTGCGGAGTTTGGGGGAGGTGACAAAAGTCCCCTTCCCTTGCTTCCGGTAGAGAAATCCCTCCTCTACGAGGCTATGAATGGCCTGTCGAACCGTGATTCTGCTCACACCGTACTTGGCACAGAGTTCCGTTTCCGGGGGAATACGATCTCCTGGCTTGAGCACCCCGCTGAGGATCTGGCCTTTCAAAATATTTTTGAGCTGCTGGTACAGGGGAATACCGCTCTCTTCAAGAATCTCAGGCATTCCTCAATCCTCCTGCCTTGCGCTTTGCCCTAAGTATACACCATTCCCCTCAGGGGGTGCCTCCTTCGTTTACCTTTTTCGTACCTCTGTGGGAAGGGAAGCCGCAAGGGCGAGATTACCGTTGAGCACGACGTCTTCTTCAAGGACAAGACCCATGTTTGCTCCGTCGGTAACTGCTCCTCGAAGGTTCCTTATCTTTTGGGCGTCTCCTAACTTTGCTACGAGGAGTCCTTCATTGAGAAGTGTTTCGTAGAGTGTGTCGTTGGAAGTGACTTTCGCCAGGACGACGTTATCCACCCGTACTGTCATTCTCTTGAACTCACTGTTTTGGAGGACAACCTCTCCTCCTTCGCGAATTTCAAGAACCGTCGTTTCCGTAAAGAGGGTTACTGGGTACCGGTAGGGGCGAAGTGTTAAGGCTTCACCATTTCCACCTGCAAAGCGCTTCATCATAACGTCACGGTGAATTGGTTCCATCCAGGAGGCAAATTCCCGATTCTCCGTTACAATGTACACCTTTTTCCCTTCGAACCCGAGCTTTTCGGCGGTATCTGCGGCCGCGAAGTGGTCTCCCCAGATGAGCACCGTTTCTCCACACTCAAAGGGTTTTGGTCTATCCCCTGGATAGTACGTACACCCCTTCGCCTTGCACCGGAGGACCTCCTCAAAGGAAACGACAAAGGGCAGGTCAATACCGGGAATATCGGGTCGGAAGACTTTGCTTCCTGTGGCAATGAGCGCAACATCAAAAGATTTGAGGTCCTCAAGAGTGGGTTCGGTTCGCAAGCGTACCGTTACCCCAAGCTGGGCAATCTGTTCCCGGAGCCAGTCGGCGTACCAGCGCATCTTCGTTTTCCCTGGAACGGTGCAGCAGAAGAGAATGGTTCCTCCGAGTTTTCCCGTTTTTTCGAAAACAGTGACTTCATGTCCCCGCAAAGTGGCAATTCGTGCTGCTTCGAGGCCCCCTGGACCTCCCCCGACTATGGCCACGCGAAGGGGCTTTTTGGTTTTCGGAAGGTTGATAAATCGCTCATCCCCCATGGCGGGATTAACGGTACACCGGCATTCTCTCTTGATCATGAGGGATTCCTGCCAGCATCCTACAAGGCAAGAGATGCATTTGCGAATCTCCTTGACTCTTCCCTCTTTGGCTTTATTAGCCCAGTAGGGGTCAGCAATGAGCTGCCTCGAGAGGCCGACCATATCGACCCTTCCTTCGGCAAGAATCCGCTCACAGTACTCCGGATCCCGGAGGGTGTGGCTCGTGATGACCGGGATTTTCACGTGCTTTTTGATTTCCTCTGCCGCATAGGTGTTCCATCCCTGGGGGTAGTACATGGGGTCCATGGTAGGTCCGGGGACTTCAAAGGTTCCGGCGCTGATGTCCAGGAAGGCAACACCGCTCTCTTCCATGAGTTTCGCTATCTTTATGCTTTCATCAAGCGTTCTTCCTCCCTCAATCCATTCTTCTCCCGAGTACCGAATGCCGATGGGGAAGTTCTTTCCGCACTTCCGTTTAATACGGTCGATGATTTCAAGGACGAAGCGCATTCTATTGATGGAGCTTCCTCCAAAGCGGTCATTCCTCCGGTTGATGTACGGACTCATGAACTGGGC
This region of Candidatus Caldatribacterium sp. genomic DNA includes:
- a CDS encoding FAD-dependent oxidoreductase, whose amino-acid sequence is MRNPYFPHLFSPIEIGNFVVPNRIVHVPTDISSANADGSVNERVIRYHEEIAKGGCGFIIVGATTPDKATGRPTVTCLAADEDPMIPGLARLAEAMHRYGARCAVQIQHPGRQAAWPRKDLFSATDMVVSLPGSAGHEIVYAEEVAKKGKSVRAMTVEEIYDLIEKFAEAAWRVQQAGFDAVELHGAHGYLIAQFMSPYINRRNDRFGGSSINRMRFVLEIIDRIKRKCGKNFPIGIRYSGEEWIEGGRTLDESIKIAKLMEESGVAFLDISAGTFEVPGPTMDPMYYPQGWNTYAAEEIKKHVKIPVITSHTLRDPEYCERILAEGRVDMVGLSRQLIADPYWANKAKEGRVKEIRKCISCLVGCWQESLMIKRECRCTVNPAMGDERFINLPKTKKPLRVAIVGGGPGGLEAARIATLRGHEVTVFEKTGKLGGTILFCCTVPGKTKMRWYADWLREQIAQLGVTVRLRTEPTLEDLKSFDVALIATGSKVFRPDIPGIDLPFVVSFEEVLRCKAKGCTYYPGDRPKPFECGETVLIWGDHFAAADTAEKLGFEGKKVYIVTENREFASWMEPIHRDVMMKRFAGGNGEALTLRPYRYPVTLFTETTVLEIREGGEVVLQNSEFKRMTVRVDNVVLAKVTSNDTLYETLLNEGLLVAKLGDAQKIRNLRGAVTDGANMGLVLEEDVVLNGNLALAASLPTEVRKR